The following is a genomic window from Clostridium sp..
CTTTCTACGTAGTAGTCTGTAGCTCTCTGGTTGAAGCAAGATTCATTATCTACAAGTCCAAAAGCTCCCATAGGTGCCATCGATATTTTGTTTTTTATTTCGACTTTACCTATTTTAATAGGCTGGAATAAAGAACTGGTTTTCATAAAAAACTACCTCCCGACTTTAAAATTTGTAATACAGCTAGTGTAAACGTTTTTATATGTCATATATAATTATACACAAATTTTCAGAGATTATCAATTATATTATAAGTTGAATTAAATGAAAATATTCTTGATGAATTAGGAAAGTATGGATATACTAATTGTTGTATTAAAATATTACAGTACAATATTGAATTTTTATAAATATAAATGTATAATTATAAATAAAATAGATGTGAAAAGTTTGGTTTTCATACGGGAGGGAAATTAATGGTAAACTTGAAAGGAAAAAGCTTCTTGACTTTAAAGGATTTTACGATTGAGGAGATAAACTTTTTTTTAAAATTGGCTGCTAAATTGAAAAAAGAAAAGTATGAGGGAAATCAGAAAAAGAGACTGAAGGATAAAAATATTGCGCTCATATTTGAAAAGGAATCTCTGAGAACAAGGTGTTCTTTTGAAGTCGGTGCACATGACATGGGTGCAAAGGTAACGTATATAAATTCTTCACAGAGCCACATTGGGAGCGGAGAGGCATTAAAGGACACTGCAAGAGTTCTCGGAAGAATGTTTGATGGGATAGAATACCGGGGATTTTCACAGAGAAATGTAGAGATACTGTCAGAGTATTCAAAAATTCCTGTATGGAATGGGCTTACTGATGAAGATCATCCAACTCAGGTTCTGGCGGATTTTTTAACAGCTCAGGAGTCTACCGGCAAACCCCTTGATAAAGTTAATTTTGTGTATATAGGTGACGGAAGAAACAATGTTGCAAATGCACTCATGATAGGAGCTTCCAAGGTTGGAATGAAATTCAGGACAATTACTCCCAGGGCTCTGTTTCCGGATGAGACTTTAGTGAATGATTGTAAAAGGGAAGCAGAAAAGTCTGGAGGTAGTATAACTATAAGTGATAAAATAGATGTAAATGTCAAAGGTGCAGATGTAATATATACGGATGTATGGCTTTCAATGGGTGAAAGTGAGGACTTGTGGAAGGACAGAATAGATATGCTTGTCCCGTATCAAGTAAATAAAGAACTGCTTGATATGACAGGCAATAGTGAAGTTAAATTCATGCATTGTCTACCTTCTTTTCATAATCTTGATACAAGTATTGGAAAGATGATATATGATAAATTCGGACTTTCTTCTCTTGAAGTCACAGATGAAGTCTTCGAGGATGAAAATTCAGTAGTATTTGATGAGGCAGAAAACAGACTTCACACTATAAAGGCAGTTATGGTTGCAACCTTGGGAGACGACAATATTTAGAAAGAAGGTATATTATGAACTCCATTTTGTATTTGGAAGATGGTACCGTATTTATGGGAAAAGCCATAGGCAAAAAAGGTATAACTGTAGGAGAACTTGTTTTTAATACTTCAATGACAGGATATCAGGAAATACTTACGGACCCATCCTATTCAGGACAGATAATAAATATGTGCTATCCATATATAGGAAATTATGGCATTGATTATAAAGTAGGCCAATCTGATAAAATACAGGCAAAGGGTATAGTCGTAAAAAACAGATATAATGACACTTCCCACTATTTGAGCGAAGATAGTTTTGAAAATTTCCTTTTAAAAAATGACATAGTTGGAATAAGCGGTGTGGATACGAGAAGCGTGACCAAAAAAATAAGATCAAGAGGTACAATGAAATCCGTAATATGCAGTGAAAATGAATCGATCTATGAAATAAGAAAACTGCTCAATTCCTATAGCTACAGGAATTTGGTAGAACAGGTAAGTATAAAGGATATAGAGCATATAGATGGAAGTGGCCCCAAAGTGGCAGTCCTGGATTTTGGCGCAAAGAAAAATATAATCAGGAATCTGAAGAAAAGAAAATGTGACATAACTATTTTCCCTTATAATTCTGACTATAACAGTATAATGAGCATAAATCCAGATGGAATACTGCTTCCAAATGGACCTGGAGATCCAAAGGATATGCTGGATATCCTGCCAACAATAAAAGATATAATAAACAGCGGTATACCGGTATTTGGAATATGCTTTGGACATCAAATCCTGTGTCTTGCCCTGGGAGGAGATACTTATAAGATGAAATTTGGTCATAGGGGCGGGAACCATGGAGTATATGATGTGGACATGGATAAGGCCTTTATAACTTCTCAAAATCACGGATATGCAGTTAGGGAAAGCAGCTTGAACAAGGAGGACATTGTAGTAACTCATATCAATTTGAATGATAATACTGTGGAGGGAATAAGACATAAAAAGTTACCTGTATTTTCAGTTCAATTTCATCCTGAAGGATGTCCAGGACCAACGGATACAGCATATTTATTTGATAAATTTTTGAAATATATGACTTTAGTAAAATGAATGAGGAGAAGTGATAAAATGCCATTGCGAAAGAGCTTGAAAAAGGTTTTGATTATAGGTTCGGGACCTATAATAATAGGTCAAGCTGCTGAATTTGATTATTCGGGGACACAGGCTTGTGAGGCCATTAAAAGTGAAGGTATAGAAACCGTACTTATAAACAGCAATCCGGCTACCATAATGACAGACAAGAATATTGCACATAGAACTTATATAGAGCCGCTTACGGCCGAAGCTGTGGAGGAGGTAATCAGAAAAGAAAGACCTGATGGGATTCTTGCCGGATTTGGAGGGCAGACGGCCTTGAATCTTGCTATGGAACTT
Proteins encoded in this region:
- the carA gene encoding glutamine-hydrolyzing carbamoyl-phosphate synthase small subunit, with the translated sequence MNSILYLEDGTVFMGKAIGKKGITVGELVFNTSMTGYQEILTDPSYSGQIINMCYPYIGNYGIDYKVGQSDKIQAKGIVVKNRYNDTSHYLSEDSFENFLLKNDIVGISGVDTRSVTKKIRSRGTMKSVICSENESIYEIRKLLNSYSYRNLVEQVSIKDIEHIDGSGPKVAVLDFGAKKNIIRNLKKRKCDITIFPYNSDYNSIMSINPDGILLPNGPGDPKDMLDILPTIKDIINSGIPVFGICFGHQILCLALGGDTYKMKFGHRGGNHGVYDVDMDKAFITSQNHGYAVRESSLNKEDIVVTHINLNDNTVEGIRHKKLPVFSVQFHPEGCPGPTDTAYLFDKFLKYMTLVK
- the argF gene encoding ornithine carbamoyltransferase: MVNLKGKSFLTLKDFTIEEINFFLKLAAKLKKEKYEGNQKKRLKDKNIALIFEKESLRTRCSFEVGAHDMGAKVTYINSSQSHIGSGEALKDTARVLGRMFDGIEYRGFSQRNVEILSEYSKIPVWNGLTDEDHPTQVLADFLTAQESTGKPLDKVNFVYIGDGRNNVANALMIGASKVGMKFRTITPRALFPDETLVNDCKREAEKSGGSITISDKIDVNVKGADVIYTDVWLSMGESEDLWKDRIDMLVPYQVNKELLDMTGNSEVKFMHCLPSFHNLDTSIGKMIYDKFGLSSLEVTDEVFEDENSVVFDEAENRLHTIKAVMVATLGDDNI